One genomic window of Mustela erminea isolate mMusErm1 chromosome 13, mMusErm1.Pri, whole genome shotgun sequence includes the following:
- the LIMK2 gene encoding LIM domain kinase 2 isoform X1, which yields MAAQAGEDTWKCRGCGDHVSPSQRRYRTVNEAWHSSCFRCSECQDSLTNWYYEKDGKLYCHKDYWGKFGEFCHGCSLLMTGPVMVAGEFKYHPECFACMSCKVIIEDGDAYALVQHATLYCGKCHNEVVLAPMFERLSTESVQDQLPYSVTHISMPATTEGRRGFSVSVERACSNYATTVQVKEVNRMHISPNNRNAIHPGDRILEINGTPVRTLRVEEVEDAINQTSQTLQLLIEHDPVSQRLDQLRLDARLSPHMQNAAHSHTLSTLDTKESLEGTLRRRSLRRSNSISKSPGPSSPKEPLLFSRDISRSESLRCSSSNSQQIFRPCDLIHGEVLGKGFFGQAIKVTHKATGKVMVMKELIRCDEETQKTFLTEVKVMRSLDHPNVLKFIGVLYKDKKLNLLTEYIEGGTLKDFLRSVDPFPWQQKVQFAKGIASGMAYLHSMCIIHRDLNSHNCLIKLDKTVVVADFGLSRLIVEERKKPPVEKATTKKRTLRKNDRKKRYTVVGNPYWMAPEMLNGKSYDETVDVFSFGIVLCEIIGQVYADPDCLPRTLDFGLNVKLFWEKFVPTDCPPAFFPLAAICCKLEPESRPAFSKLEDSFEALCLYLGELGIPLPAELEELDHTVSMQYGLTRDSPT from the exons GTGTTCAGAATGCCAGGATTCCCTCACCAACTGGTACTATGAGAAGGATGGGAAGCTTTATTGCCACAAGGACTACTGGGGGAAGTTCGGGGAGTTCTGCCATGGATGCTCTCTGCTGATGACAGGACCTGTCATG GTGGCTGGGGAGTTCAAGTACCACCCAGAGTGCTTTGCCTGTATGAGCTGCAAGGTGATCATTGAGGATGGGGATGCATACGCCCTGGTGCAGCATGCCACTCTCTACTG TGGGAAGTGCCATAATGAGGTGGTTCTGGCACCCATGTTTgagaggctctccactgagtcTGTTCAGGACCAGCTGCCCTACTCCGTCACACACATCTCCATGCCAGCCACCACTGAGGGCAGACGGGGCTTCTCCGTGTCCGTGGAAAGGGCCTGCTCCAACTACGCCACCACTGTGCAAGTCAAAGA GGTCAACCGGATGCACATCAGTCCCAACAACCGCAACGCCATCCACCCTGGGGATCGTATCCTGGAGATCAATGGGACCCCTGTCCGCACACTCCGAGTGGAAGAG GTAGAGGATGCGATTAACCAGACAAGCCAGACACTTCAGCTCTTGATTGAACATGATCCTGTCTCCCAGCGCCTGGATCAGCTGCGGCTGGATGCACGACTCTCTCCCCACATGCAGAATGCTGCACACTCCCATACCCTCAGCACCCTGGACACCAAGGAGAGTCTTGAAGGGACACTCAGGAGACGCTCCCTGAG gcGCAGTAACAGCATCTCCAAGTCCCCTGGCCCCAGCTCCCCAAAGGAGCCCCTGCTCTTTAGCCGTGACATCAGCCGCTCAGAATCCCTCCGCTGTTCCAGCAGTAACTCACAGCAGATCTTCCGGCCATGTGATCTGATCCACGGGGAGGTCCTGGGGAAGGGCTTCTTTGGGCAGGCCATCAAG GTAACACACAAAGCAACTGGCAAAGTGATGGTCATGAAGGAGTTAATTCGGTGTGATGAGGAAACACAGAAGACTTTCCTGACTGAG GTGAAGGTGATGCGAAGCCTAGACCACCCCAATGTGCTCAAGTTCATTGGTGTGCTATACAAGGACAAGAAGCTGAACTTGCTGACAGAGTACATTGAGGGGGGCACGCTGAAGGACTTTCTGCGCAGTGTG GACCCGTTTCCCTGGCAGCAGAAGGTCCAATTTGCCAAAGGCATCGCCTCTGGAATG GCCTATTTGCACTCCATGTGTATCATCCACCGGGATCTGAACTCACACAACTGCCTTATCAAGCTG GACAAGACCGTGGTGGTGGCAGACTTTGGGCTGTCACGGCTCATAGttgaggagaggaaaaagccCCCAGTGGAGAAGGCCACCACCAAGAAACGCACCTTGCGTAAGAATGACCGCAAGAAGCGCTATACAGTGGTGGGAAACCCCTACTGGATGGCCCCTGAGATGCTGAACG GAAAGAGCTATGATGAGACGGTGGATGTCTTCTCTTTTGGGATCGTTCTCTGCGAG ATCATCGGGCAGGTGTATGCAGATCCTGACTGCCTGCCCCGAACACTGGACTTTGGCCTCAACGTGAAGCTCTTCTGGGAGAAGTTTGTCCCCACAGACTGCCCCCCAGCCTTCTTCCCCCTGGCTGCCATCTGCTGCAAACTGGAGCCCGAGAGCAG accaGCATTCTCAAAACTGGAGGACTCCTTTGAGGCTCTCTGCCTGTACCTGGGAGAGCTGGGCATCCCGCTGCCTGCAGAGCTGGAAGAGCTGGACCACACTGTGAGCATGCAGTACGGCCTGACCCGGGACTCACCCACCtag
- the LIMK2 gene encoding LIM domain kinase 2 isoform X4: protein MTGPVMVAGEFKYHPECFACMSCKVIIEDGDAYALVQHATLYCGKCHNEVVLAPMFERLSTESVQDQLPYSVTHISMPATTEGRRGFSVSVERACSNYATTVQVKEVNRMHISPNNRNAIHPGDRILEINGTPVRTLRVEEVEDAINQTSQTLQLLIEHDPVSQRLDQLRLDARLSPHMQNAAHSHTLSTLDTKESLEGTLRRRSLRRSNSISKSPGPSSPKEPLLFSRDISRSESLRCSSSNSQQIFRPCDLIHGEVLGKGFFGQAIKVTHKATGKVMVMKELIRCDEETQKTFLTEVKVMRSLDHPNVLKFIGVLYKDKKLNLLTEYIEGGTLKDFLRSVDPFPWQQKVQFAKGIASGMAYLHSMCIIHRDLNSHNCLIKLDKTVVVADFGLSRLIVEERKKPPVEKATTKKRTLRKNDRKKRYTVVGNPYWMAPEMLNGKSYDETVDVFSFGIVLCEIIGQVYADPDCLPRTLDFGLNVKLFWEKFVPTDCPPAFFPLAAICCKLEPESRPAFSKLEDSFEALCLYLGELGIPLPAELEELDHTVSMQYGLTRDSPT, encoded by the exons ATGACAGGACCTGTCATG GTGGCTGGGGAGTTCAAGTACCACCCAGAGTGCTTTGCCTGTATGAGCTGCAAGGTGATCATTGAGGATGGGGATGCATACGCCCTGGTGCAGCATGCCACTCTCTACTG TGGGAAGTGCCATAATGAGGTGGTTCTGGCACCCATGTTTgagaggctctccactgagtcTGTTCAGGACCAGCTGCCCTACTCCGTCACACACATCTCCATGCCAGCCACCACTGAGGGCAGACGGGGCTTCTCCGTGTCCGTGGAAAGGGCCTGCTCCAACTACGCCACCACTGTGCAAGTCAAAGA GGTCAACCGGATGCACATCAGTCCCAACAACCGCAACGCCATCCACCCTGGGGATCGTATCCTGGAGATCAATGGGACCCCTGTCCGCACACTCCGAGTGGAAGAG GTAGAGGATGCGATTAACCAGACAAGCCAGACACTTCAGCTCTTGATTGAACATGATCCTGTCTCCCAGCGCCTGGATCAGCTGCGGCTGGATGCACGACTCTCTCCCCACATGCAGAATGCTGCACACTCCCATACCCTCAGCACCCTGGACACCAAGGAGAGTCTTGAAGGGACACTCAGGAGACGCTCCCTGAG gcGCAGTAACAGCATCTCCAAGTCCCCTGGCCCCAGCTCCCCAAAGGAGCCCCTGCTCTTTAGCCGTGACATCAGCCGCTCAGAATCCCTCCGCTGTTCCAGCAGTAACTCACAGCAGATCTTCCGGCCATGTGATCTGATCCACGGGGAGGTCCTGGGGAAGGGCTTCTTTGGGCAGGCCATCAAG GTAACACACAAAGCAACTGGCAAAGTGATGGTCATGAAGGAGTTAATTCGGTGTGATGAGGAAACACAGAAGACTTTCCTGACTGAG GTGAAGGTGATGCGAAGCCTAGACCACCCCAATGTGCTCAAGTTCATTGGTGTGCTATACAAGGACAAGAAGCTGAACTTGCTGACAGAGTACATTGAGGGGGGCACGCTGAAGGACTTTCTGCGCAGTGTG GACCCGTTTCCCTGGCAGCAGAAGGTCCAATTTGCCAAAGGCATCGCCTCTGGAATG GCCTATTTGCACTCCATGTGTATCATCCACCGGGATCTGAACTCACACAACTGCCTTATCAAGCTG GACAAGACCGTGGTGGTGGCAGACTTTGGGCTGTCACGGCTCATAGttgaggagaggaaaaagccCCCAGTGGAGAAGGCCACCACCAAGAAACGCACCTTGCGTAAGAATGACCGCAAGAAGCGCTATACAGTGGTGGGAAACCCCTACTGGATGGCCCCTGAGATGCTGAACG GAAAGAGCTATGATGAGACGGTGGATGTCTTCTCTTTTGGGATCGTTCTCTGCGAG ATCATCGGGCAGGTGTATGCAGATCCTGACTGCCTGCCCCGAACACTGGACTTTGGCCTCAACGTGAAGCTCTTCTGGGAGAAGTTTGTCCCCACAGACTGCCCCCCAGCCTTCTTCCCCCTGGCTGCCATCTGCTGCAAACTGGAGCCCGAGAGCAG accaGCATTCTCAAAACTGGAGGACTCCTTTGAGGCTCTCTGCCTGTACCTGGGAGAGCTGGGCATCCCGCTGCCTGCAGAGCTGGAAGAGCTGGACCACACTGTGAGCATGCAGTACGGCCTGACCCGGGACTCACCCACCtag
- the LIMK2 gene encoding LIM domain kinase 2 isoform X3, with the protein MGSYLSIPAYFTSRDPFRCSECQDSLTNWYYEKDGKLYCHKDYWGKFGEFCHGCSLLMTGPVMVAGEFKYHPECFACMSCKVIIEDGDAYALVQHATLYCGKCHNEVVLAPMFERLSTESVQDQLPYSVTHISMPATTEGRRGFSVSVERACSNYATTVQVKEVNRMHISPNNRNAIHPGDRILEINGTPVRTLRVEEVEDAINQTSQTLQLLIEHDPVSQRLDQLRLDARLSPHMQNAAHSHTLSTLDTKESLEGTLRRRSLRRSNSISKSPGPSSPKEPLLFSRDISRSESLRCSSSNSQQIFRPCDLIHGEVLGKGFFGQAIKVTHKATGKVMVMKELIRCDEETQKTFLTEVKVMRSLDHPNVLKFIGVLYKDKKLNLLTEYIEGGTLKDFLRSVDPFPWQQKVQFAKGIASGMAYLHSMCIIHRDLNSHNCLIKLDKTVVVADFGLSRLIVEERKKPPVEKATTKKRTLRKNDRKKRYTVVGNPYWMAPEMLNGKSYDETVDVFSFGIVLCEIIGQVYADPDCLPRTLDFGLNVKLFWEKFVPTDCPPAFFPLAAICCKLEPESRPAFSKLEDSFEALCLYLGELGIPLPAELEELDHTVSMQYGLTRDSPT; encoded by the exons GTGTTCAGAATGCCAGGATTCCCTCACCAACTGGTACTATGAGAAGGATGGGAAGCTTTATTGCCACAAGGACTACTGGGGGAAGTTCGGGGAGTTCTGCCATGGATGCTCTCTGCTGATGACAGGACCTGTCATG GTGGCTGGGGAGTTCAAGTACCACCCAGAGTGCTTTGCCTGTATGAGCTGCAAGGTGATCATTGAGGATGGGGATGCATACGCCCTGGTGCAGCATGCCACTCTCTACTG TGGGAAGTGCCATAATGAGGTGGTTCTGGCACCCATGTTTgagaggctctccactgagtcTGTTCAGGACCAGCTGCCCTACTCCGTCACACACATCTCCATGCCAGCCACCACTGAGGGCAGACGGGGCTTCTCCGTGTCCGTGGAAAGGGCCTGCTCCAACTACGCCACCACTGTGCAAGTCAAAGA GGTCAACCGGATGCACATCAGTCCCAACAACCGCAACGCCATCCACCCTGGGGATCGTATCCTGGAGATCAATGGGACCCCTGTCCGCACACTCCGAGTGGAAGAG GTAGAGGATGCGATTAACCAGACAAGCCAGACACTTCAGCTCTTGATTGAACATGATCCTGTCTCCCAGCGCCTGGATCAGCTGCGGCTGGATGCACGACTCTCTCCCCACATGCAGAATGCTGCACACTCCCATACCCTCAGCACCCTGGACACCAAGGAGAGTCTTGAAGGGACACTCAGGAGACGCTCCCTGAG gcGCAGTAACAGCATCTCCAAGTCCCCTGGCCCCAGCTCCCCAAAGGAGCCCCTGCTCTTTAGCCGTGACATCAGCCGCTCAGAATCCCTCCGCTGTTCCAGCAGTAACTCACAGCAGATCTTCCGGCCATGTGATCTGATCCACGGGGAGGTCCTGGGGAAGGGCTTCTTTGGGCAGGCCATCAAG GTAACACACAAAGCAACTGGCAAAGTGATGGTCATGAAGGAGTTAATTCGGTGTGATGAGGAAACACAGAAGACTTTCCTGACTGAG GTGAAGGTGATGCGAAGCCTAGACCACCCCAATGTGCTCAAGTTCATTGGTGTGCTATACAAGGACAAGAAGCTGAACTTGCTGACAGAGTACATTGAGGGGGGCACGCTGAAGGACTTTCTGCGCAGTGTG GACCCGTTTCCCTGGCAGCAGAAGGTCCAATTTGCCAAAGGCATCGCCTCTGGAATG GCCTATTTGCACTCCATGTGTATCATCCACCGGGATCTGAACTCACACAACTGCCTTATCAAGCTG GACAAGACCGTGGTGGTGGCAGACTTTGGGCTGTCACGGCTCATAGttgaggagaggaaaaagccCCCAGTGGAGAAGGCCACCACCAAGAAACGCACCTTGCGTAAGAATGACCGCAAGAAGCGCTATACAGTGGTGGGAAACCCCTACTGGATGGCCCCTGAGATGCTGAACG GAAAGAGCTATGATGAGACGGTGGATGTCTTCTCTTTTGGGATCGTTCTCTGCGAG ATCATCGGGCAGGTGTATGCAGATCCTGACTGCCTGCCCCGAACACTGGACTTTGGCCTCAACGTGAAGCTCTTCTGGGAGAAGTTTGTCCCCACAGACTGCCCCCCAGCCTTCTTCCCCCTGGCTGCCATCTGCTGCAAACTGGAGCCCGAGAGCAG accaGCATTCTCAAAACTGGAGGACTCCTTTGAGGCTCTCTGCCTGTACCTGGGAGAGCTGGGCATCCCGCTGCCTGCAGAGCTGGAAGAGCTGGACCACACTGTGAGCATGCAGTACGGCCTGACCCGGGACTCACCCACCtag
- the LIMK2 gene encoding LIM domain kinase 2 isoform X2, whose amino-acid sequence MRLFRWCSECQDSLTNWYYEKDGKLYCHKDYWGKFGEFCHGCSLLMTGPVMVAGEFKYHPECFACMSCKVIIEDGDAYALVQHATLYCGKCHNEVVLAPMFERLSTESVQDQLPYSVTHISMPATTEGRRGFSVSVERACSNYATTVQVKEVNRMHISPNNRNAIHPGDRILEINGTPVRTLRVEEVEDAINQTSQTLQLLIEHDPVSQRLDQLRLDARLSPHMQNAAHSHTLSTLDTKESLEGTLRRRSLRRSNSISKSPGPSSPKEPLLFSRDISRSESLRCSSSNSQQIFRPCDLIHGEVLGKGFFGQAIKVTHKATGKVMVMKELIRCDEETQKTFLTEVKVMRSLDHPNVLKFIGVLYKDKKLNLLTEYIEGGTLKDFLRSVDPFPWQQKVQFAKGIASGMAYLHSMCIIHRDLNSHNCLIKLDKTVVVADFGLSRLIVEERKKPPVEKATTKKRTLRKNDRKKRYTVVGNPYWMAPEMLNGKSYDETVDVFSFGIVLCEIIGQVYADPDCLPRTLDFGLNVKLFWEKFVPTDCPPAFFPLAAICCKLEPESRPAFSKLEDSFEALCLYLGELGIPLPAELEELDHTVSMQYGLTRDSPT is encoded by the exons GTGTTCAGAATGCCAGGATTCCCTCACCAACTGGTACTATGAGAAGGATGGGAAGCTTTATTGCCACAAGGACTACTGGGGGAAGTTCGGGGAGTTCTGCCATGGATGCTCTCTGCTGATGACAGGACCTGTCATG GTGGCTGGGGAGTTCAAGTACCACCCAGAGTGCTTTGCCTGTATGAGCTGCAAGGTGATCATTGAGGATGGGGATGCATACGCCCTGGTGCAGCATGCCACTCTCTACTG TGGGAAGTGCCATAATGAGGTGGTTCTGGCACCCATGTTTgagaggctctccactgagtcTGTTCAGGACCAGCTGCCCTACTCCGTCACACACATCTCCATGCCAGCCACCACTGAGGGCAGACGGGGCTTCTCCGTGTCCGTGGAAAGGGCCTGCTCCAACTACGCCACCACTGTGCAAGTCAAAGA GGTCAACCGGATGCACATCAGTCCCAACAACCGCAACGCCATCCACCCTGGGGATCGTATCCTGGAGATCAATGGGACCCCTGTCCGCACACTCCGAGTGGAAGAG GTAGAGGATGCGATTAACCAGACAAGCCAGACACTTCAGCTCTTGATTGAACATGATCCTGTCTCCCAGCGCCTGGATCAGCTGCGGCTGGATGCACGACTCTCTCCCCACATGCAGAATGCTGCACACTCCCATACCCTCAGCACCCTGGACACCAAGGAGAGTCTTGAAGGGACACTCAGGAGACGCTCCCTGAG gcGCAGTAACAGCATCTCCAAGTCCCCTGGCCCCAGCTCCCCAAAGGAGCCCCTGCTCTTTAGCCGTGACATCAGCCGCTCAGAATCCCTCCGCTGTTCCAGCAGTAACTCACAGCAGATCTTCCGGCCATGTGATCTGATCCACGGGGAGGTCCTGGGGAAGGGCTTCTTTGGGCAGGCCATCAAG GTAACACACAAAGCAACTGGCAAAGTGATGGTCATGAAGGAGTTAATTCGGTGTGATGAGGAAACACAGAAGACTTTCCTGACTGAG GTGAAGGTGATGCGAAGCCTAGACCACCCCAATGTGCTCAAGTTCATTGGTGTGCTATACAAGGACAAGAAGCTGAACTTGCTGACAGAGTACATTGAGGGGGGCACGCTGAAGGACTTTCTGCGCAGTGTG GACCCGTTTCCCTGGCAGCAGAAGGTCCAATTTGCCAAAGGCATCGCCTCTGGAATG GCCTATTTGCACTCCATGTGTATCATCCACCGGGATCTGAACTCACACAACTGCCTTATCAAGCTG GACAAGACCGTGGTGGTGGCAGACTTTGGGCTGTCACGGCTCATAGttgaggagaggaaaaagccCCCAGTGGAGAAGGCCACCACCAAGAAACGCACCTTGCGTAAGAATGACCGCAAGAAGCGCTATACAGTGGTGGGAAACCCCTACTGGATGGCCCCTGAGATGCTGAACG GAAAGAGCTATGATGAGACGGTGGATGTCTTCTCTTTTGGGATCGTTCTCTGCGAG ATCATCGGGCAGGTGTATGCAGATCCTGACTGCCTGCCCCGAACACTGGACTTTGGCCTCAACGTGAAGCTCTTCTGGGAGAAGTTTGTCCCCACAGACTGCCCCCCAGCCTTCTTCCCCCTGGCTGCCATCTGCTGCAAACTGGAGCCCGAGAGCAG accaGCATTCTCAAAACTGGAGGACTCCTTTGAGGCTCTCTGCCTGTACCTGGGAGAGCTGGGCATCCCGCTGCCTGCAGAGCTGGAAGAGCTGGACCACACTGTGAGCATGCAGTACGGCCTGACCCGGGACTCACCCACCtag